From the genome of Rhodobacteraceae bacterium Araon29, one region includes:
- the bfr gene encoding bacterioferritin → MQGDKKVLEYLNKALKVELTAVSQFWLHYRLQKDWGYGKLAKKMREESIEEMEHADKLIDRIIFLEGHPNLQTLDPLRIGQNIRETLTCDLDAEMEAVSLYNESRKYCSGVGDYASMHLFEELIRDEQGHIDFLETQIGLLDEIGVQNYGLLNADSADAAES, encoded by the coding sequence ATGCAGGGCGATAAAAAAGTTTTAGAGTATTTGAACAAGGCGTTGAAGGTAGAGCTTACCGCCGTAAGCCAATTTTGGCTTCACTACCGGCTGCAAAAAGATTGGGGTTATGGAAAGCTGGCCAAAAAAATGCGCGAAGAAAGCATTGAAGAAATGGAGCATGCCGACAAGCTGATTGACCGGATCATATTTTTGGAAGGGCACCCAAATTTGCAGACCCTTGATCCTTTGCGTATTGGGCAAAATATACGCGAAACACTGACGTGTGATCTTGATGCCGAAATGGAAGCGGTAAGTCTCTATAATGAATCAAGAAAATATTGCTCTGGAGTGGGTGACTATGCGTCGATGCATCTTTTTGAAGAGTTAATTCGAGATGAACAGGGTCATATCGACTTTTTAGAAACCCAGATCGGTCTTTTGGATGAAATTGGCGTACAGAACTACGGATTACTGAATGCAGATTCTGCGGATGCCGCAGAGAGCTAA
- a CDS encoding (2Fe-2S)-binding protein translates to MIICSCEIISDDDIHSAVEWMRSSDPAAIITPGKIYHALGKAPNCGGCMKLFVATMRSNKSLKVPAELCTLREPLGAQA, encoded by the coding sequence ATGATCATTTGCAGCTGTGAAATAATTTCTGATGACGATATCCATTCTGCTGTTGAATGGATGCGCTCTTCCGATCCGGCAGCAATCATCACACCCGGCAAAATCTATCACGCATTGGGCAAAGCGCCCAATTGTGGTGGGTGCATGAAGCTATTTGTTGCGACGATGCGATCGAATAAAAGCCTGAAAGTCCCAGCTGAACTCTGCACTTTAAGGGAGCCACTAGGAGCACAGGCTTAA